Proteins from one Setaria italica strain Yugu1 chromosome V, Setaria_italica_v2.0, whole genome shotgun sequence genomic window:
- the LOC101778015 gene encoding metallothionein-like protein 3A, with product MAPHQAISAHCPSSTSNMSDKCGNCDCADRSQCTKGNSYGVVIADTESRFERREEEVVADAGEHDGCKCGANCACGSNCSCGK from the exons ATGGCTCCTCACCAAGCCATCTCTGCCCATTGCCCAAGCTCCACCAGCAACATGTCGGACAAGTGCGGCAACTGCGActgcgctgacaggagccaGTGCAC GAAGGGCAACAGCTATGGCGTCGTCATAGCTGACACCGAGAG CCGCTTCGAGCGCCGTGAGGAGGAggtcgtcgccgacgccggcgagcaCGACGGCTGCAAGTGCGGCGCCAACTGCGCCTGCGGCTCCAACTGCTCCTGCGGCAAGTGA
- the LOC101778677 gene encoding PTI1-like tyrosine-protein kinase At3g15890: MLVYDYMANSAECLLDWRRRASIAIGAARALLYLHEHATPQIIYGSIKVTNVLLDSDFQAHVQRQYPTCYDYWCWYIYGVIDQMSKQVSYVQKFYGEKFNSPLEIRHLPLFI; the protein is encoded by the exons ATGCTGGTGTATGACTATATGGCAAACTCAGCGGAGTGTCTCCTTGATTGGCGGAGGAGAGCATCTATTGCCATCGGTGCTGCTCGGGCTCTCTT GTATCTTCATGAACATGCAACACCTCAGATAATCTATGGGAGCATCAAGGTCACCAATGTGTTGCTGGATTCAGACTTCCAGGCACATGTTCAACGACAATATCCAACCTGCTATGATTATTGGTGTTGGTATATATATG GTGTGATTGATCAAATGTCAAAGCAAGTATCTTATGTACAG AAGTTCTATGGAGAGAAGTTCAATAGCCCATTGGAGATCAGGCATCTCCCATTATTTATTTGA